The following proteins are encoded in a genomic region of Acidobacteriota bacterium:
- a CDS encoding polysaccharide biosynthesis C-terminal domain-containing protein produces the protein MEMSTNIARKLSPESGTLGRNFLWMSWSGVVSIANSVLVWIFMARMRDLDEVGRFTIVMGLYSLFFSIVSLGLQPYLVNEISRRRSNASENPGSIDQLHCAAIFLLLVSGVVCAFLMTCSGFVISASWEVRIATLVLSLAMIATGPGVVCEATAIAEGRGKLIATVSTVENVLRTAIPLALIWYGFGLVAICASFAAVRAVSVAIYFASSRVSISKFRLSFAVLRQLATAAPTFAATITVASINWQAPIFLLGFASTELESAEFGAASRFLIPVTILMASYANAIHPMMAKHKESSPDSFGRYLTKMASYAAAAAAIVAAGSLLLSGPVLAMLFGENYRRAAPALDLLALSVIPFCLVMVVARGLISLNSQRVDLIGNLLGVAVCIISGSLLIPKYGAIGAAASQLFSFLAIAAIEVAYLYRKIGRFDKWRTAAVSSASFVTIYLILWNQ, from the coding sequence ATGGAAATGTCGACGAACATCGCCAGAAAATTGAGTCCCGAGTCTGGCACACTCGGGCGCAATTTCCTTTGGATGAGCTGGTCGGGCGTTGTCAGCATTGCCAATAGCGTGCTCGTCTGGATCTTCATGGCCCGGATGCGCGACCTGGACGAGGTCGGACGATTTACGATCGTCATGGGCCTTTATTCCCTATTTTTCAGTATCGTCTCACTTGGGCTTCAGCCATATCTGGTAAATGAGATCAGCCGACGACGGTCAAATGCAAGCGAAAATCCGGGTTCGATCGACCAATTGCATTGCGCCGCAATTTTTCTGTTATTAGTGTCCGGAGTGGTTTGTGCATTCCTAATGACGTGTTCCGGATTCGTGATAAGCGCGTCGTGGGAGGTGCGAATCGCGACACTGGTCCTAAGCCTCGCAATGATCGCCACGGGGCCGGGCGTCGTTTGCGAAGCGACAGCCATTGCCGAAGGCCGTGGCAAACTTATCGCAACGGTTTCGACCGTGGAGAACGTCCTCCGAACAGCGATTCCGCTCGCATTGATCTGGTATGGTTTCGGGCTGGTCGCGATCTGTGCATCATTCGCTGCTGTGCGTGCGGTATCAGTGGCGATCTACTTCGCATCGAGCCGCGTGTCGATCTCAAAATTCAGATTGTCATTTGCCGTACTTCGTCAGTTGGCGACTGCCGCACCGACTTTTGCAGCGACAATTACCGTCGCCTCGATCAATTGGCAGGCCCCGATATTCCTTCTCGGCTTTGCCAGCACCGAACTCGAATCGGCAGAGTTCGGCGCCGCATCGCGCTTTCTGATACCCGTGACGATCCTGATGGCAAGCTACGCCAATGCGATCCATCCGATGATGGCAAAACACAAGGAATCATCACCGGATTCATTCGGCCGCTACCTGACAAAAATGGCGAGCTACGCGGCGGCGGCCGCCGCAATAGTCGCTGCCGGATCTTTGCTTCTTTCCGGGCCTGTCCTTGCAATGTTATTTGGTGAGAACTACCGGCGAGCGGCACCTGCCCTTGATCTGCTGGCGTTGAGCGTGATTCCCTTCTGCCTCGTAATGGTGGTTGCCCGCGGGCTTATCTCGCTTAATTCACAGCGAGTCGACCTTATCGGCAACCTTCTCGGCGTTGCGGTCTGTATTATTTCCGGCTCACTTCTGATACCGAAATACGGAGCGATCGGTGCGGCCGCGAGCCAGCTATTCTCATTTCTCGCAATCGCCGCGATCGAGGTCGCCTATCTCTATCGCAAGATCGGCCGCTTTGATAAGTGGCGGACAGCCGCCGTTTCATCTGCCAGCTTTGTAACTATCTACCTCATTCTCTGGAATCAATAG
- a CDS encoding glycosyltransferase family 4 protein, which yields MSEYRFQIEDLSRTAAATRSDVQGNRTVRTKRRRILMVGMHLTKTRGGISTLTADILKSSFVVENEVRYIASQAEDFGPFRKLLLAAASFVRFVCLCLFWRPLLVYVHMGSNASLYRESLFVLVGKMFRTSVIVHFHAGDIDNYYPLQPKFGRVFIKSSLAKCDRVIAVSLESSRQLWELDRQLKITVIPNAIDTSAFRERSSTAESTFDEPIRILFVGAIGKLKGEKDLIAALARVRNEIPETLVSILGYGAEDLAAECTAHGIADLIEHLGPVSMDDRIAFYERSDIFVLPTYAEAMPMSVIEAMAAGLPVITTNVGGIPELIEHQIEGLLHEPGDITALAHQIKRLANDRTKRFALGTRARSRVDEQMNFSKYVDRLRSEIDSVCGATK from the coding sequence ATGTCCGAATACCGTTTCCAGATCGAAGACCTTAGCCGAACCGCCGCCGCGACCCGGAGTGACGTGCAGGGCAACCGCACTGTGCGGACAAAACGGCGGCGGATTCTAATGGTCGGAATGCATTTGACCAAAACCCGCGGCGGAATTTCAACATTGACAGCGGATATCCTCAAGTCTAGTTTCGTCGTGGAAAACGAAGTGCGGTACATCGCCTCGCAGGCCGAAGACTTTGGCCCGTTTCGCAAACTCCTGCTCGCCGCCGCCTCATTTGTACGATTTGTCTGCCTTTGCCTATTTTGGCGGCCGTTGCTCGTATACGTCCATATGGGGAGCAACGCCAGCCTATATCGCGAATCCTTATTCGTTCTGGTCGGCAAGATGTTCCGAACGTCGGTTATCGTCCACTTTCACGCTGGCGACATTGATAATTATTATCCGCTCCAGCCAAAGTTCGGCCGCGTATTCATAAAAAGTTCTCTTGCCAAATGTGATCGCGTGATCGCCGTTTCTCTCGAATCGTCTCGACAACTTTGGGAACTTGACCGGCAGCTTAAGATCACGGTCATTCCAAATGCGATCGACACCTCTGCGTTTCGAGAACGCAGCTCAACGGCAGAGTCCACGTTTGATGAGCCGATACGAATACTCTTCGTCGGAGCCATCGGAAAACTCAAAGGTGAAAAGGACCTTATCGCGGCTCTAGCCCGGGTACGAAATGAAATTCCCGAGACACTCGTTTCTATCCTCGGCTACGGTGCCGAAGATCTGGCAGCAGAGTGCACCGCTCACGGAATAGCCGATCTGATCGAGCATCTCGGTCCGGTATCGATGGACGACCGCATCGCTTTCTACGAACGCTCTGACATATTCGTCCTTCCGACTTATGCCGAGGCGATGCCAATGTCTGTGATCGAGGCAATGGCCGCCGGTTTGCCCGTCATTACGACAAACGTCGGGGGCATCCCCGAACTTATCGAGCATCAGATCGAAGGCCTACTGCACGAACCCGGCGACATCACCGCTTTGGCCCATCAGATCAAACGGTTGGCAAACGACAGAACTAAAAGATTCGCATTGGGCACTCGTGCCCGCAGTCGAGTCGATGAACAAATGAATTTTTCGAAGTATGTCGACAGGCTTCGCAGCGAGATCGATAGCGTTTGCGGAGCAACAAAATAG
- a CDS encoding polysaccharide deacetylase family protein produces the protein MTNPSLLIKRSIKSVASIAKAGLGYPQTANGSIHVVAYHRVVADIAKAEREAVYGIVVSTGTFRRHCEMLRRSYDVVSLETAMHFLERGRSVARPMAVITFDDGYQDFYDEAFPVLNELGLPATVFLPTGYIGKETPLPHDRIFWLLKIAMETSTAVTPALRRVGLEDHVCDSLLKRGDLLKATDSLVYLPNKLREAAIGALETELGNRLERYPSEYRLLDWDVIREMSRKGINFGSHTADHVILPLESEDTMQSELTESKIALERELGKRIISFAYPNGEYNESIRSAALNAGYTVAVTTKTGMNTTGADLLSLTRTSLCEESTRGINGAYSARVAGLRLEYDQWNKLLLPIRKLLSDVITVHR, from the coding sequence ATGACAAACCCATCGTTATTGATAAAGCGTTCGATAAAATCCGTCGCCTCAATTGCAAAGGCCGGCCTTGGATATCCGCAGACAGCGAATGGCTCGATCCATGTGGTCGCTTATCACCGCGTCGTTGCAGATATCGCCAAGGCAGAACGCGAAGCCGTTTACGGTATCGTCGTCTCGACCGGGACCTTTCGCCGTCATTGCGAGATGCTGCGTCGCTCATACGACGTCGTTTCGCTCGAAACAGCAATGCACTTTTTGGAAAGAGGGCGATCAGTCGCACGCCCAATGGCTGTAATTACTTTCGATGACGGCTATCAGGACTTTTATGACGAGGCATTTCCAGTGCTGAACGAACTCGGCCTGCCGGCTACAGTCTTTTTGCCTACCGGCTACATCGGCAAGGAAACGCCGCTGCCGCACGACCGCATCTTCTGGCTACTCAAGATCGCGATGGAAACGTCGACAGCCGTAACCCCTGCGCTAAGGCGTGTCGGCCTCGAAGACCACGTTTGTGATTCTCTGCTGAAAAGAGGCGATCTGCTGAAGGCAACTGATTCGCTCGTATATTTGCCAAATAAACTACGCGAGGCAGCGATAGGTGCATTGGAGACCGAGCTTGGCAACCGCTTAGAGCGTTATCCATCGGAATATCGGCTTCTCGATTGGGACGTGATCCGTGAGATGTCTCGAAAGGGTATCAATTTCGGCTCGCACACGGCCGATCACGTCATCCTGCCTCTTGAGAGCGAAGACACAATGCAAAGCGAACTCACAGAAAGCAAGATCGCACTCGAACGCGAGCTTGGCAAACGCATCATCTCGTTCGCCTACCCGAACGGTGAATATAACGAATCCATAAGATCGGCCGCATTAAATGCGGGCTACACGGTCGCGGTTACTACCAAGACAGGAATGAACACTACGGGGGCTGATCTGCTCTCATTGACTCGCACAAGCCTTTGCGAAGAATCTACACGCGGAATAAACGGGGCATATTCCGCACGCGTTGCCGGACTACGGCTGGAGTATGATCAATGGAACAAACTACTATTACCAATTCGCAAACTATTGTCGGACGTCATAACGGTCCACCGTTAG
- a CDS encoding NAD-dependent epimerase/dehydratase family protein gives MSVAIITGCSGLIGSEATKFFHAMGFDVVGIDNNMREYFFGADGSVSWNTHSLKAELPNFVHFAEDIRDQTAMDRIFQAYGKDIAVVIHAAAQPSHDWAAKEPLTDFSVNATGTLILLEAVRKFCPDAPFIFTSTNKVYGDTPNDLPLVETATRWEIDASHPYFEHGIDETMSIDSSKHSVFGASKVAADVMTQEYGRYFGIRTGVFRGGCLTGPAHSGAMLHGFLAYLIKCIVTHKHYTIFGYKGKQVRDNIHSNDLVRAFWHFYKDPKAGAVYNMGGSRHSNCSVLEAIEIAEEYAGEKLSYSFSDQAREGDHIWWISDIRRFQQDYPDWRYEHDLKSIIHEIVDATVEKHHEETKFELAAA, from the coding sequence ATGAGCGTAGCTATAATTACAGGTTGTTCAGGTTTGATCGGCAGTGAAGCGACGAAGTTCTTTCACGCCATGGGCTTTGATGTTGTCGGCATCGACAACAATATGCGCGAATACTTTTTCGGCGCCGACGGTTCCGTCAGCTGGAATACGCATTCGCTAAAGGCCGAATTGCCGAATTTCGTCCACTTTGCCGAAGACATTCGCGACCAGACGGCAATGGATCGTATCTTCCAGGCCTATGGCAAAGACATCGCCGTTGTCATTCACGCAGCGGCACAGCCAAGCCACGATTGGGCAGCAAAGGAGCCGCTGACCGATTTTAGCGTCAACGCCACCGGCACGCTTATTCTGCTCGAAGCGGTCCGTAAATTCTGTCCCGACGCGCCGTTCATTTTCACTTCGACGAACAAGGTTTACGGCGATACGCCGAATGATCTGCCGCTCGTCGAAACCGCGACTCGTTGGGAGATCGACGCTTCTCATCCATATTTCGAACATGGTATTGACGAGACTATGTCGATCGACTCGTCAAAGCACAGCGTCTTTGGCGCGAGCAAGGTCGCTGCTGATGTGATGACGCAGGAATATGGCCGTTATTTCGGCATCAGGACCGGTGTCTTTCGCGGCGGCTGCCTGACCGGGCCGGCACACTCCGGTGCGATGCTTCATGGTTTTCTCGCATACCTCATCAAGTGCATCGTCACGCACAAGCACTACACGATATTTGGTTACAAGGGTAAGCAGGTCCGCGACAACATACATTCGAATGATCTCGTCCGTGCGTTCTGGCATTTCTACAAAGATCCGAAGGCCGGTGCCGTGTACAACATGGGCGGCAGCCGCCACAGCAACTGCTCCGTCCTCGAGGCGATCGAGATCGCTGAGGAATACGCCGGCGAAAAGCTCTCTTACAGCTTCTCGGATCAGGCGCGCGAAGGCGACCACATCTGGTGGATCAGCGACATTCGCCGCTTTCAGCAGGATTATCCGGACTGGCGTTACGAACACGATCTCAAGTCGATCATTCACGAGATCGTCGATGCGACAGTTGAAAAGCATCACGAAGAAACAAAATTCGAATTGGCAGCGGCGTAA
- a CDS encoding WecB/TagA/CpsF family glycosyltransferase — protein sequence MIDLGRQNVLGVGVNAVDYNAAVEKIIGAAMDREPFAVSALAVHGVMTGATDAEHRYRLNHLDLVVPDGQPVRWAMKWLYGVDLPDRVYGPELTLRVCERAAAEGLSIYLYGSRPEVLEKLEQNLIEKFPALNIAGSQPSRFRNVSEEEQAEIAETIRTSGASIVLVGLGCPRQETWVFEYRDLLSMPLLAVGAAFDFHAGLLPQAPSWMQKRGLEWAYRFAQEPRRLFERYTKVNALYLAYLAMQITKMRRTALEDTISPKTQMRFG from the coding sequence ATGATCGATCTCGGAAGACAAAACGTACTCGGTGTCGGTGTAAATGCAGTCGATTACAACGCAGCCGTCGAAAAGATAATCGGTGCGGCAATGGATCGCGAGCCGTTCGCCGTAAGCGCATTGGCGGTGCATGGCGTAATGACCGGAGCAACGGATGCCGAGCATCGGTATCGTTTGAATCACCTTGATCTCGTAGTTCCCGACGGACAGCCCGTGCGATGGGCGATGAAATGGCTCTACGGCGTCGATCTGCCCGATCGCGTTTACGGCCCCGAACTCACGCTTCGCGTTTGCGAACGTGCCGCAGCCGAAGGATTGAGTATTTACCTTTACGGAAGCCGGCCCGAGGTTTTGGAAAAACTCGAGCAAAATCTGATCGAGAAATTTCCGGCGCTCAATATCGCCGGCAGCCAGCCATCTCGATTTCGCAATGTATCGGAGGAAGAACAGGCAGAGATCGCCGAGACCATTCGCACAAGCGGAGCCTCGATCGTTCTGGTCGGCCTGGGCTGCCCGCGACAGGAAACATGGGTGTTCGAATATCGAGATTTGCTCTCAATGCCGCTGCTTGCGGTTGGTGCGGCTTTCGATTTCCATGCCGGCTTGCTTCCGCAGGCTCCCTCATGGATGCAAAAACGTGGCCTCGAATGGGCCTATCGCTTTGCTCAGGAACCTCGACGCCTATTCGAGCGATATACCAAGGTAAACGCTCTCTATCTCGCATATCTCGCAATGCAGATCACAAAAATGCGAAGGACCGCACTCGAAGATACCATCTCGCCAAAGACGCAAATGCGATTCGGCTGA
- a CDS encoding endo-1,4-beta-xylanase: MRIVRRKLLGGFRIVGLSAFAFLAILNFGCSTSARSVSAEPEREQRNRIAMESAKASIDKFRKGEINITVVDETGRPIPNAEITIQQISHTFKFGCYLKIDDLDPAKLPNYQRRFSALFNYAVIGTYWDANENKRGEENWLWFDREAELARQMGMRIQAAPVLWGTNKYGAPAWLPREASELRAVLDRRVRSVVARNANIADWEIVNEPLAPKKDAFASVGTDEYIASAFRTAKETAPAGRRLINEFGIFGSSDKQNYNRDRYFDLLQRLIANGVPIDVIGIQAHANGEWFEPADVADQLKRYGSLGKPVQITEFSVQTADINGRRSPKTISGPYRSGIWDDDKQAEFYREFYTVAFGDPNVEAIVTWGLDDERAWLPGIGLIDNNGEPKAAYTELDRLINNEWKTNSAARTDGNGVHITRGFLGEYEITAASGSKRAKAKFTLTSGGKSDWLVKLRN, encoded by the coding sequence TTGAGAATTGTCCGCCGAAAACTCCTCGGCGGCTTTCGCATTGTTGGGCTTTCGGCCTTTGCGTTTCTGGCGATCCTTAACTTCGGCTGCAGCACTTCCGCAAGATCCGTTTCTGCCGAACCTGAGCGCGAACAACGAAACCGGATCGCGATGGAATCGGCAAAAGCGTCGATCGACAAATTTCGAAAAGGTGAGATCAATATAACGGTTGTCGATGAAACCGGCCGTCCGATACCGAACGCCGAGATCACGATCCAACAGATCTCGCATACTTTCAAATTCGGCTGTTATCTGAAGATCGACGACCTCGACCCGGCAAAGCTGCCTAATTATCAACGCCGCTTCTCAGCACTCTTCAATTACGCCGTGATAGGCACATATTGGGACGCGAACGAGAACAAACGCGGCGAAGAAAATTGGTTATGGTTCGATCGCGAAGCAGAACTTGCACGGCAAATGGGAATGCGAATTCAGGCCGCTCCGGTCTTATGGGGAACTAATAAATACGGAGCGCCGGCGTGGCTTCCGCGAGAGGCGAGCGAACTGAGGGCCGTCCTCGACCGCCGCGTCCGTTCGGTAGTTGCACGCAACGCAAATATCGCAGATTGGGAGATCGTCAACGAACCACTGGCACCGAAAAAAGATGCATTTGCATCGGTCGGCACGGATGAATACATCGCATCGGCATTTCGCACGGCAAAGGAAACGGCTCCGGCCGGCCGGCGTTTGATAAATGAGTTCGGCATTTTCGGTTCGTCGGACAAGCAAAACTACAACCGCGACCGGTATTTTGATCTGCTGCAGCGATTGATCGCAAACGGCGTCCCGATCGACGTCATTGGAATCCAGGCACATGCCAACGGTGAGTGGTTCGAGCCGGCCGATGTTGCCGATCAATTGAAACGCTACGGTTCGCTCGGCAAGCCGGTGCAGATCACCGAGTTCAGCGTACAAACCGCGGACATCAACGGCCGCCGTTCGCCGAAGACGATCTCAGGTCCGTATCGCAGCGGCATCTGGGACGACGATAAACAGGCTGAGTTCTATCGCGAGTTTTACACGGTCGCCTTCGGCGATCCCAATGTTGAGGCGATCGTCACTTGGGGCCTTGACGATGAACGGGCCTGGCTGCCGGGCATCGGCCTGATCGACAATAACGGTGAGCCGAAAGCCGCATACACCGAGCTCGATCGGCTGATCAACAATGAATGGAAAACCAACTCCGCGGCCAGAACCGACGGAAACGGCGTGCACATAACGCGCGGATTTCTCGGCGAATACGAGATAACGGCCGCAAGCGGATCGAAACGGGCAAAAGCGAAATTCACGCTCACCTCCGGCGGCAAGAGCGATTGGCTCGTCAAATTACGAAATTAA
- a CDS encoding GNAT family N-acetyltransferase, with product MEVIEILTGGTEVIGRISAEWTALSNEGASSAPFFRPEWFTTFVRNFEKKVDIVTVRLNGKLSAVLPLSKKRGTLHGIPVRKLQSVFNLNTQRFDLIHGSETTNRREIVQAIWRTIRETPGWDVLEFRLVKRDSWLGDVIELAEKENYLTGVWQMDSAPFITLPRSDDKQQAIADFFKGSRKHLRQELDRRLRRLKELGSVEFVVSTEATPEVMQTYFDLESKGWKGRGGTAVTDDPLVAQMHREFASEVADRRSLFIYQLKLDGRTIAMSLNIRYGDETIHWKTSYDEEFSRYSPGNLLFRELVSDCIRDGSTEIDFLSPSTPNKRFWATGEREHAAFYVFRRGIIGTLIWAWKFKLISRLRKLRSDNTGVLVPAHAEK from the coding sequence ATGGAAGTGATCGAAATACTAACAGGCGGAACTGAGGTGATCGGACGGATCTCGGCCGAATGGACCGCGCTTTCAAACGAAGGTGCTAGTTCGGCCCCGTTCTTCCGGCCTGAATGGTTCACAACGTTTGTCCGTAATTTTGAAAAGAAGGTCGATATCGTTACTGTCCGCCTCAACGGAAAATTAAGTGCCGTTCTTCCACTCTCGAAGAAACGCGGAACGCTGCACGGTATTCCGGTGCGAAAGCTGCAATCGGTCTTTAACCTCAACACACAGCGATTCGACCTGATTCACGGCAGCGAAACAACGAACCGCCGCGAGATCGTCCAAGCGATCTGGAGAACGATCCGCGAAACGCCAGGCTGGGACGTGCTCGAATTCCGGCTCGTCAAACGCGACAGCTGGCTCGGCGATGTGATCGAATTGGCTGAAAAGGAAAACTACCTAACAGGCGTATGGCAGATGGACAGCGCTCCGTTTATCACGCTGCCGCGATCAGATGACAAACAGCAGGCGATCGCCGATTTTTTCAAAGGCTCGCGCAAACACCTCCGCCAGGAACTTGACCGTCGCCTGCGACGCTTGAAGGAACTCGGCAGCGTCGAATTCGTCGTCTCTACCGAAGCAACGCCCGAGGTAATGCAAACCTACTTTGACCTCGAATCAAAAGGTTGGAAGGGCCGCGGCGGCACAGCGGTAACGGACGATCCGCTTGTTGCCCAAATGCATCGGGAATTTGCTTCCGAAGTCGCAGATCGGCGATCGCTATTCATTTACCAGCTCAAGCTGGATGGCAGGACCATTGCGATGAGCCTGAACATCAGATACGGCGACGAGACGATCCACTGGAAAACATCCTATGACGAAGAATTTTCTCGATATTCGCCGGGGAATCTGCTTTTTCGCGAGCTCGTCAGCGACTGTATCCGCGACGGTTCGACCGAGATCGATTTTCTGAGCCCGTCGACGCCGAACAAACGGTTTTGGGCCACAGGCGAACGCGAACATGCTGCGTTTTATGTTTTCCGTAGAGGCATTATCGGAACGCTTATTTGGGCGTGGAAGTTCAAACTGATAAGCCGCCTGCGCAAATTGCGATCAGACAACACTGGGGTGCTCGTGCCTGCCCACGCCGAAAAATAA
- a CDS encoding GNAT family N-acetyltransferase, translating into MKYRIEIQLGTAAEAFAGIKDDWQALFAVSEGAPFLSWEWMSVWFDQFGEDREPVILKAYRGETLAAILPMFRETKRFAGMSLQKLALMGEGIGGADHLDVISRPCDKSQVLDAILAYLNEHERCETISFEALDQSSATLNVLKQRAATSGIRHSRVSENVASVCPQIDLAAGWEAVLKAGKRSDNFKRKLKKIGRESGFEFRSVTSPTETDAAFVRFLRLHEKRWENAGGSELSGHPRLISFQRRVVAELSAAGMIRFDELWLGGECRGSIYGLDDGTTFYYYNSGYDLEFSNLSVGLVLLGLSVQNAVERGVTLYDFLRGDETYKSDWANRRVELINFRISRPTAAVFAGEVVGGGISKLKAAAKAAIPQMVAEPLANWQRSWSRNYQLSQR; encoded by the coding sequence ATGAAGTATCGCATCGAAATACAACTCGGCACAGCCGCTGAGGCATTCGCAGGCATCAAGGATGATTGGCAGGCTCTTTTTGCTGTCTCCGAAGGTGCTCCGTTCCTTTCGTGGGAATGGATGTCTGTCTGGTTCGATCAATTCGGCGAGGACCGTGAGCCGGTCATTCTGAAAGCCTATCGCGGGGAAACTCTTGCAGCTATTCTGCCGATGTTCCGCGAAACAAAACGATTCGCCGGAATGTCATTGCAAAAACTCGCTCTCATGGGCGAGGGCATTGGCGGTGCCGATCATCTGGATGTGATCTCTCGTCCCTGTGACAAAAGCCAAGTTCTGGACGCGATCCTGGCCTATCTCAATGAGCATGAAAGGTGCGAGACGATCTCATTCGAAGCCCTCGACCAAAGCTCTGCAACGCTTAATGTTTTGAAACAGAGAGCCGCGACGTCCGGCATTAGGCACAGCCGTGTATCCGAAAATGTCGCCTCGGTCTGCCCGCAGATCGATCTTGCTGCGGGTTGGGAAGCGGTTCTGAAAGCCGGAAAACGCAGCGACAATTTCAAACGCAAACTCAAAAAGATCGGCCGCGAATCAGGCTTCGAGTTTCGCTCCGTTACGTCGCCGACTGAGACAGATGCCGCATTTGTGCGATTCCTTCGTCTCCATGAGAAACGCTGGGAAAACGCGGGCGGCTCTGAGCTTTCGGGACATCCGCGGCTCATTTCATTTCAACGCCGGGTCGTTGCGGAGCTTTCTGCTGCGGGGATGATCAGGTTTGACGAACTCTGGCTTGGCGGCGAATGCCGCGGGTCGATCTACGGTCTCGACGACGGAACGACTTTTTACTATTACAATTCGGGCTATGATCTCGAGTTTTCAAATCTCAGTGTCGGCCTCGTTTTGCTCGGCTTGTCCGTTCAAAACGCGGTCGAACGCGGCGTGACGCTTTACGATTTTCTACGCGGTGATGAAACATACAAGTCCGACTGGGCGAACCGTCGTGTCGAGTTGATCAATTTTCGCATTAGCCGGCCGACTGCAGCAGTGTTCGCGGGCGAGGTAGTCGGCGGCGGGATCAGCAAATTGAAAGCGGCCGCAAAAGCAGCAATTCCGCAAATGGTGGCTGAACCGTTGGCCAATTGGCAGCGTTCGTGGAGCCGTAATTATCAACTGTCCCAGCGTTAA
- a CDS encoding glycosyltransferase — MDHKVSIVIIGRNEEQSIGKCIDAALAASARVGGAEVIYVDSNSTDGTVAVVRQHGVSIRLLDPNLRACPSAGRFAGSLAAAGEYILFLDADTLIDPDFLPQAIKHFEGDGSIGGVNGRIDDLTESGAAVPEIDERSDGIMDVKWLRGPSCLYRRTALLKAGSFNPELAMEEEAELGLRIVARGWKLNVLPIPMSCHTRAFHPNSLRSTWATFRRDIRSKRIGEITRTIAYAFQAGNGIEFCWLRLKTTIVFAIWLAMIAACSLLPSSVYPHYFAFMLFLLGVAAVFAKKRSLPQIVTFAAAKTINLIDVIAGIPLIFRSREGANTDGKRAGLIANEN; from the coding sequence ATGGATCACAAGGTTTCGATCGTCATCATCGGACGCAACGAGGAGCAAAGCATCGGCAAATGCATCGACGCTGCACTCGCCGCGTCCGCGCGTGTCGGCGGGGCCGAGGTGATCTACGTCGATTCTAATTCGACCGACGGCACCGTCGCCGTTGTTCGACAGCACGGCGTCAGCATACGTTTGCTCGATCCGAATTTACGTGCCTGCCCGTCCGCCGGGCGATTTGCCGGCTCGCTCGCTGCGGCGGGTGAATACATCCTTTTCCTAGACGCCGACACGCTGATCGATCCCGACTTTTTGCCGCAGGCTATCAAACATTTCGAAGGCGATGGCAGTATCGGCGGCGTCAACGGCCGCATCGATGATCTTACCGAATCGGGAGCCGCCGTCCCCGAGATAGACGAACGCTCCGATGGGATAATGGACGTAAAATGGCTTCGCGGCCCGAGCTGTCTGTATCGGCGGACCGCATTGCTCAAGGCCGGCTCTTTCAACCCCGAGCTCGCTATGGAAGAAGAAGCCGAACTCGGCCTTCGCATCGTCGCTCGCGGCTGGAAGCTCAACGTCCTGCCGATCCCGATGTCGTGCCATACTCGCGCGTTTCATCCGAATTCCCTGCGCAGTACATGGGCCACATTTCGCCGCGATATTCGTTCGAAACGGATCGGCGAGATCACCCGGACAATCGCCTACGCATTTCAGGCCGGCAACGGCATTGAATTTTGCTGGCTTAGATTAAAGACGACGATCGTCTTTGCCATCTGGCTGGCTATGATTGCCGCATGCTCGCTGCTGCCGTCTTCTGTTTATCCGCATTACTTCGCTTTCATGCTGTTTCTGCTCGGCGTCGCTGCAGTGTTTGCAAAAAAACGCAGCCTGCCGCAGATCGTTACCTTTGCTGCCGCAAAAACCATCAACCTGATCGACGTCATCGCAGGAATTCCTCTCATTTTTAGATCCCGTGAAGGCGCAAATACGGACGGCAAACGAGCCGGCCTGATCGCTAACGAAAACTAG